One region of Edaphobacter bradus genomic DNA includes:
- a CDS encoding ArsR/SmtB family transcription factor codes for MPDSLRRFKADIFQALAHPTRIAIIELLSAGELSAGILIEKLGMEQANVSQHLAVLRAKQIVANRRAGNQVFYSVRDPIILEVLALMRRYFQKHVGEAMEALGEMESDLMESSR; via the coding sequence ATGCCCGACTCCCTTCGGCGTTTTAAGGCAGACATCTTCCAGGCGCTGGCCCATCCGACGCGCATCGCCATCATCGAGCTGCTGAGCGCAGGGGAGCTCTCGGCGGGGATCCTGATCGAGAAGCTTGGCATGGAACAGGCCAACGTCTCCCAGCACCTTGCCGTCCTGCGGGCGAAGCAGATCGTGGCGAACCGGAGGGCCGGAAACCAGGTCTTCTACTCGGTCCGCGATCCGATCATCCTCGAAGTGCTGGCGCTGATGCGGCGCTACTTTCAGAAGCATGTCGGCGAGGCGATGGAGGCGCTGGGTGAGATGGAGAGCGACCTGATGGAGTCATCGCGATGA